One genomic window of Halogeometricum sp. S3BR5-2 includes the following:
- a CDS encoding sulfatase, with protein sequence MTDTRPNIVWLNLDSIRADRTSLAGYHRDTTPNMRRIAEGPTSKALTNCVSHAMWSLPSDSSILTGTYPSHHGTGLWNDVLPEGITTIPERFAELGYRTVGLSQNAYCSESTGLDRGFQDFTWMDKSNLLQTAGPKILLKYLLGIRKHSAGFTTDASRHRPEFIATELAKRRISDYGGSDEPFFMFVHTQGAHLPYIPPLPYRDAFTDDIEMSTEEAADVAFDRSMNYYREIANGCEFSPAEKEAIDAMYDGVLAYADQQVGDLYDHIQSLDMGPTVFVVTGDHGDLLGEHGVLGHQFSLHDGLVNVPTVVHGLPSVTDLPEDALVQHIDVMQMLLDEAGASEETLAELQGIDPREETRTYALSQRGNETYETAVEQVRKHNPDADLDRFQSGLVHAVRSDDYKWLRGDRGDELYRLDDEDTDVSADNPDVADDHREFFETFSERLGRGERNAEQREMSDAMKKQLSDLGYVMD encoded by the coding sequence ATGACCGACACTCGCCCAAACATCGTCTGGCTGAACCTGGACAGCATCCGGGCGGACCGGACCTCGCTGGCGGGGTACCACCGCGACACGACGCCGAACATGCGACGCATCGCGGAGGGCCCCACGAGCAAGGCGCTCACGAACTGCGTCTCGCACGCGATGTGGTCGCTCCCCTCCGACTCGTCCATCCTCACGGGCACGTACCCCTCCCACCACGGCACCGGCCTCTGGAACGACGTGCTGCCCGAGGGCATCACGACGATTCCGGAGCGGTTCGCCGAGTTGGGCTACCGAACGGTCGGCCTCTCGCAGAACGCCTACTGCAGCGAATCGACGGGGCTCGACCGGGGCTTTCAGGACTTCACCTGGATGGACAAGTCCAACCTCCTCCAGACCGCCGGGCCGAAGATACTGCTGAAGTACCTCCTCGGCATCCGAAAACACTCGGCGGGCTTTACCACCGACGCCAGCCGGCACCGGCCCGAGTTCATCGCCACCGAGTTGGCGAAGCGTCGCATCAGCGACTACGGCGGGTCCGACGAACCGTTCTTCATGTTCGTGCACACGCAGGGTGCGCACCTGCCGTACATCCCGCCGCTGCCGTACCGCGACGCCTTCACCGACGACATCGAGATGTCCACCGAGGAGGCAGCCGACGTCGCGTTCGACCGGAGCATGAACTACTACCGCGAGATAGCGAACGGCTGTGAGTTCTCGCCCGCGGAGAAGGAGGCCATCGACGCGATGTACGACGGCGTCCTCGCATACGCGGACCAGCAGGTGGGCGACCTCTACGACCACATCCAGTCGCTCGACATGGGTCCGACCGTCTTCGTCGTCACCGGCGACCACGGCGACCTCTTGGGCGAACACGGCGTGCTCGGCCACCAGTTCTCGCTACACGACGGACTGGTCAACGTCCCCACCGTCGTCCACGGACTCCCGTCCGTCACCGACCTCCCCGAGGACGCCTTGGTGCAGCATATCGACGTGATGCAGATGCTCCTCGACGAGGCCGGGGCGTCCGAGGAGACGCTGGCGGAACTGCAGGGCATCGACCCGCGAGAGGAGACGCGGACGTACGCGCTCAGCCAACGCGGCAACGAGACGTACGAGACGGCCGTCGAGCAGGTCAGAAAGCACAACCCGGACGCTGACCTCGACCGGTTCCAGTCGGGGTTGGTCCACGCCGTCCGCAGCGACGACTACAAGTGGCTCCGCGGGGACCGCGGCGACGAACTCTACCGCCTCGACGACGAGGACACCGACGTGTCGGCCGACAACCCGGACGTCGCCGACGACCACCGCGAGTTCTTCGAGACGTTCTCCGAGCGACTCGGCCGCGGCGAACGGAACGCCGAGCAGCGGGAGATGTCCGACGCGATGAAGAAACAGCTCTCCGACCTCGGCTACGTGATGGACTGA
- a CDS encoding nitroreductase family protein encodes MEYSEVVTSRRSVHQYADEDLSAEVVESIFERVRYAPSSYNLQPWEFLVLTEDDNREALRAAANGQEHVADAPVAVVVLGNKDPAAHAEAVFDDWVAKGYLPNNDARDAVMENVAAMSELPEEERRVWTVRSTTIAATELMNAAWDEGVATCPIGGFDPEAVVEALDIDGDQYEPVMLVTMGYPADGAADVDRERKYRRSVDEIVHYDEFDPVTSTELPDAAAEATASDD; translated from the coding sequence GTGGAATACTCCGAAGTCGTCACGTCCCGACGGTCCGTGCACCAGTACGCCGACGAGGACCTGTCCGCCGAAGTCGTCGAATCGATATTCGAACGCGTCCGGTACGCCCCGTCGAGCTACAATCTCCAGCCCTGGGAGTTTCTCGTGCTCACGGAGGACGACAACCGGGAGGCGCTCCGGGCGGCCGCCAACGGGCAGGAACACGTCGCCGACGCCCCCGTCGCCGTCGTCGTTCTCGGGAACAAAGACCCGGCGGCGCACGCCGAGGCCGTCTTCGACGACTGGGTCGCGAAGGGCTACCTCCCGAACAACGACGCCCGCGACGCCGTCATGGAGAACGTCGCCGCGATGTCCGAACTCCCCGAGGAGGAACGGCGGGTCTGGACGGTTCGCTCGACGACCATCGCCGCCACGGAACTGATGAACGCCGCGTGGGACGAGGGTGTCGCCACCTGCCCGATAGGCGGGTTCGACCCCGAAGCCGTCGTCGAGGCGCTCGACATCGACGGGGACCAGTACGAACCCGTGATGCTCGTCACCATGGGCTACCCCGCCGACGGGGCGGCCGACGTGGACCGCGAGCGCAAGTACCGCCGCTCGGTGGACGAAATCGTCCACTACGACGAGTTCGACCCCGTCACGTCGACCGAACTCCCCGACGCGGCCGCCGAGGCGACCGCCTCCGACGACTGA
- a CDS encoding universal stress protein: protein MIKHLLIPVDGSPQSVEALRFAASEWGDARVTLLHVIDPVNGSRASAVPSGSEEWYDDARERAESLLEEARAVLPPDATVGTRVEVGRPAATILDVAREGEVDHVVLGSHSREGISRILLGSVAEAVARRSPIPVTIARAPVDDAEGANGVSSV from the coding sequence ATGATTAAACACCTGCTCATACCGGTCGACGGGTCGCCGCAATCCGTCGAAGCGCTCCGGTTCGCCGCCTCGGAGTGGGGAGACGCTCGCGTCACCCTGCTGCACGTCATCGACCCCGTGAACGGGTCGCGCGCGAGCGCGGTCCCCTCGGGGTCCGAGGAGTGGTACGACGACGCCAGGGAGCGAGCCGAATCGCTGCTCGAGGAGGCGCGGGCGGTTCTCCCGCCGGATGCGACCGTCGGGACGAGAGTCGAGGTCGGTCGTCCCGCGGCGACCATCCTCGACGTGGCGCGGGAGGGGGAGGTGGACCACGTCGTCCTCGGCAGCCACAGCCGTGAGGGTATCTCGCGCATCCTCCTCGGGAGCGTCGCGGAGGCCGTCGCGCGGCGGTCGCCCATCCCCGTGACCATCGCTCGGGCGCCGGTGGACGACGCCGAGGGGGCGAACGGCGTGTCGTCGGTGTAA
- a CDS encoding glycosyl hydrolase family 28-related protein produces MVKKVTDFGAVGDGSRDDTDAIREAADAAGPGGTVYFPPGTYLVGSDSRIPLAYPGDGSWDDLTWKGAGADETVIKMAGGHTKAHFVFLVKGSQSPRDVTFDGLTVDGNKDQQPNDSVGLCVLTEAEGLFKMHNCRLMNAQNANLKHSGHMDSEITYSHFHNAGYVWNGGHGISPNQTAKTTTNIRKCLFTDQKGADVDVGHAKPKDWQTVLIENCVMRDSYRGSLKMTQENAKTTIRNTIMIGNSDTEIPVKANPSDASIGTVALENCIIDGGKFPGIDFPVPGRLELNEVAIKNVGQGGHRDGAGIYTDQMEVVGGRVSVHGTDTMVNFTDSASGSIDEIIHGSGISLGRDRGIVKSTVRGSPLEPSVPSESEVGPGASDGADPETSEPAPADPETYGGYVLPEPGTVDWHVPLNENFVKIEDDVLELLARVQQLEEQH; encoded by the coding sequence ATGGTGAAGAAAGTTACAGACTTCGGTGCGGTCGGTGACGGATCGCGCGACGACACGGACGCTATACGGGAGGCCGCGGACGCGGCGGGGCCCGGCGGGACGGTCTACTTCCCGCCCGGGACGTATCTCGTCGGCTCCGACAGCCGCATCCCGTTGGCGTACCCCGGCGACGGAAGCTGGGACGACCTGACCTGGAAGGGCGCCGGTGCGGACGAGACCGTCATCAAGATGGCCGGCGGCCACACGAAGGCGCACTTCGTCTTCCTGGTGAAGGGCTCGCAGTCCCCGCGGGACGTGACATTCGACGGACTGACCGTCGACGGCAACAAGGACCAGCAGCCGAACGACAGCGTCGGGCTGTGCGTTCTCACGGAGGCCGAGGGGCTGTTCAAGATGCACAACTGCCGGCTCATGAACGCGCAGAACGCGAACCTCAAACACTCCGGGCACATGGACTCGGAGATAACCTACTCGCACTTCCACAACGCCGGCTACGTCTGGAACGGCGGTCACGGCATCTCGCCCAACCAGACCGCGAAGACGACGACGAACATCCGGAAGTGCCTGTTCACCGACCAGAAGGGCGCCGACGTCGACGTGGGGCACGCGAAGCCGAAAGACTGGCAGACGGTCCTCATCGAGAACTGCGTGATGCGGGACTCCTACCGGGGGAGCCTCAAGATGACGCAGGAGAACGCGAAGACGACCATCCGCAACACCATCATGATCGGGAACTCCGACACCGAAATCCCGGTGAAGGCGAACCCCTCCGACGCGTCCATCGGGACGGTCGCTCTGGAGAACTGCATCATCGACGGCGGGAAGTTCCCCGGCATCGACTTCCCCGTGCCCGGGCGCCTCGAACTGAACGAGGTGGCCATCAAGAACGTCGGGCAGGGCGGTCACCGCGACGGCGCGGGCATCTACACCGACCAGATGGAGGTCGTCGGCGGACGCGTCTCCGTCCACGGCACCGACACGATGGTCAACTTCACCGACAGCGCGAGCGGTTCCATCGACGAGATCATCCACGGGTCGGGCATCTCGCTCGGCCGCGACCGCGGCATCGTCAAGTCCACGGTTCGAGGGAGTCCCCTCGAACCCTCCGTCCCCAGCGAGTCCGAGGTGGGCCCCGGAGCGAGCGACGGCGCGGACCCGGAAACCTCGGAACCGGCGCCCGCCGACCCCGAGACGTACGGCGGCTACGTGCTCCCCGAACCGGGCACCGTCGACTGGCACGTCCCGCTGAACGAGAACTTCGTCAAGATAGAAGACGACGTGCTCGAACTCCTCGCGCGGGTGCAGCAGCTCGAAGAACAGCACTGA
- a CDS encoding winged helix-turn-helix domain-containing protein produces the protein MSVSKSRWDDVGYIISSRYRVLVLKRLMEGPATPSLIAADSESSITHVSRALQQLREQSHVTLLVSEDRKKGRVYGITDEGRSVWETLDAKDLV, from the coding sequence ATGAGCGTCAGCAAGAGCAGGTGGGACGACGTCGGTTACATCATCAGCTCGCGGTACAGAGTTCTCGTCCTCAAGCGACTCATGGAGGGACCGGCGACGCCGTCGCTCATCGCGGCGGATTCGGAGAGCTCTATCACGCACGTCTCTCGCGCGCTACAGCAACTCCGCGAGCAGTCGCACGTGACGCTCTTGGTGTCCGAAGACAGAAAGAAGGGGCGCGTCTACGGCATCACGGACGAGGGACGGTCGGTGTGGGAAACCCTCGACGCGAAGGACCTCGTGTAA
- a CDS encoding right-handed parallel beta-helix repeat-containing protein produces the protein MSEDAERRAEAEDGGVDGEGERTGEETITRRETIVAATAGVVGTATLGLSYLFSDGDDDVDSEAPTPISPTPTETDEQVPEGEDIRDYGAAIDGQTNDAPAIMRAVRAASPGGVVYLPPGNILLDARDTDSKAIRLNASNRNVTLRGAGPESGETRLVLAPGHEGVHSAVYIGTDPGNSVGTVRLERLTIVGNKRNQGVNPGLGVRTEAEGTLIMRDCHVTSWLNAGVKLSGGMDADIQYCEFSDNGMRSNGGHDISPNQVRRQSETVIRRCHCHNSGGASVDVGQTADTELQTVLIDECILENSLASLKLSTQNKLTTVRRTQMLGGDATTIPVKVNPTDISIDDLVLEDVLIDGGGWPGIDLPCPGRLRLDNVAIMNVDQNNRQRGQDRGGIFTRDIDFRDSGRISIHNVGRNNESIALNIEDGAGSIAELVYGNVSGVGKSQGVDVKQTTRGEPLEPNVVARENVGPRSAS, from the coding sequence ATGAGTGAGGACGCGGAGCGCCGAGCGGAGGCCGAAGACGGGGGCGTCGACGGAGAAGGAGAGCGGACCGGAGAGGAGACGATAACGCGCCGAGAGACCATCGTAGCGGCGACTGCGGGCGTCGTCGGTACCGCGACGCTCGGGCTCTCGTATCTCTTCTCGGACGGGGACGACGACGTCGATTCGGAGGCGCCGACCCCGATATCCCCGACGCCGACCGAGACCGACGAGCAGGTGCCCGAGGGCGAAGATATCCGGGACTACGGCGCGGCGATAGACGGACAGACCAACGACGCTCCCGCCATCATGCGAGCGGTACGGGCGGCCTCTCCGGGCGGCGTGGTGTACCTCCCGCCGGGGAACATCCTCCTCGACGCGCGCGACACCGACTCCAAGGCCATCCGACTCAACGCCTCGAACAGGAACGTCACGCTCCGGGGCGCCGGCCCGGAGTCGGGGGAGACGAGGCTGGTGTTGGCCCCCGGGCACGAGGGCGTCCACAGCGCGGTGTACATCGGGACGGACCCGGGGAACAGCGTCGGGACCGTCCGACTCGAACGCCTCACCATCGTCGGCAACAAGCGGAATCAGGGAGTCAACCCCGGTCTGGGCGTCCGGACGGAGGCCGAGGGGACGCTCATCATGCGCGACTGCCACGTCACCTCGTGGCTGAACGCGGGCGTGAAACTGTCCGGCGGGATGGACGCCGACATCCAGTACTGCGAGTTCAGCGACAACGGAATGCGGTCGAACGGCGGCCACGACATCTCGCCGAACCAGGTCCGGCGGCAGTCGGAGACGGTCATCAGGCGGTGTCACTGCCACAACTCGGGCGGGGCGTCCGTCGACGTCGGGCAGACGGCCGATACGGAGCTACAGACCGTTCTCATCGACGAGTGCATTCTGGAGAACAGCCTCGCGTCGCTGAAGCTCTCGACGCAGAACAAACTGACGACCGTTCGCCGCACGCAGATGCTGGGCGGCGACGCGACGACGATTCCGGTCAAGGTCAACCCGACGGACATCAGCATCGACGACCTCGTTCTCGAAGACGTGCTCATCGACGGCGGGGGATGGCCGGGAATCGACCTGCCGTGTCCCGGACGCCTGCGTCTCGACAACGTCGCCATCATGAACGTCGACCAGAACAACCGACAGCGCGGACAGGACCGGGGCGGGATATTCACCCGCGACATCGACTTCCGCGACTCCGGTCGAATCTCCATTCACAACGTCGGTCGAAACAACGAGAGCATTGCCCTCAACATCGAGGACGGGGCGGGTTCGATAGCCGAACTCGTCTACGGCAACGTCTCCGGCGTGGGCAAGAGCCAGGGCGTCGACGTGAAGCAGACCACCCGCGGCGAACCGCTGGAACCGAACGTCGTCGCCCGGGAAAACGTCGGTCCGCGGTCCGCGTCGTGA
- a CDS encoding glycosyltransferase family 2 protein, with amino-acid sequence MSRTDSRADDPLVTVIITTYDRPTYLRTAVETVSDQEYAPVELIVVDDCSEVPASEALDGVSPDVHSFEIRRHSENRGANAARNTGVEAATGEYIAFLDDDDRWDPEKLSKQVARFRTAGDDVGLVYVGRKGEMDGNVRDVVIPDPVDGDVTKAVLCRNVVGTQSAVMVRSDLAKETPFDERFKRWADLEWYVALSTKCEFEPIGEALVTYEYDAHNRISDDYDNLLESYGLFVEKYRDLAAEYGPLFERKMLGWTAYRVGSASINDRNYEVARRFFLKAVQHYPFEPTFLLYAGVTLGGRTTHRLAQVANRFVAGSSVPE; translated from the coding sequence ATGAGCCGAACCGACTCCCGCGCCGACGACCCCTTGGTCACGGTGATCATCACCACGTACGACCGTCCGACGTATCTGCGGACGGCCGTAGAAACCGTCTCCGACCAGGAGTACGCGCCCGTCGAACTGATAGTCGTCGACGACTGCTCGGAGGTGCCGGCGAGCGAGGCGCTCGACGGCGTCTCCCCGGACGTGCACTCCTTCGAGATACGCCGGCACTCGGAGAACCGCGGCGCCAACGCCGCCCGGAACACGGGCGTCGAGGCGGCGACGGGCGAGTACATCGCCTTCCTCGACGACGACGACCGGTGGGACCCCGAGAAGCTCTCGAAACAGGTCGCCCGCTTCCGGACCGCCGGCGACGACGTCGGCCTCGTCTACGTCGGTCGTAAAGGAGAGATGGACGGCAACGTCCGCGACGTGGTCATCCCCGACCCCGTCGACGGCGACGTCACGAAGGCGGTGCTCTGCCGGAACGTCGTCGGCACCCAGTCGGCGGTGATGGTCCGCTCGGACCTCGCCAAGGAGACGCCGTTCGACGAGCGGTTCAAGCGGTGGGCCGACCTGGAGTGGTACGTCGCCCTCTCGACGAAGTGCGAGTTCGAACCCATCGGAGAGGCGCTCGTCACCTACGAGTACGACGCGCACAACCGCATCTCCGACGACTACGACAACCTCCTGGAGAGCTACGGGCTGTTCGTCGAGAAGTACCGCGACCTGGCGGCCGAGTACGGCCCCCTCTTCGAGCGCAAGATGCTCGGCTGGACGGCCTACCGGGTCGGGTCGGCGTCGATAAACGACAGGAACTACGAGGTGGCCCGCCGGTTCTTCCTGAAGGCGGTCCAACACTACCCCTTCGAACCCACGTTCCTCCTGTACGCCGGCGTGACGCTCGGCGGGCGGACGACCCACCGACTCGCGCAGGTCGCGAACCGTTTCGTCGCCGGGTCGTCGGTCCCCGAGTGA
- a CDS encoding VCBS repeat-containing protein, with the protein MSDEASPAADGRETATGELVEPGTSDTEFRFRHETIDANPPSGRLFICHPTDITGDGRPDLIVGGMGSTDVSTFVPGLTVERSSIPGYFFKRFETDLFWYENSTWERHDMTDDDELRLLGSTLVDFDGDGSEDVVVGQGLGFGDIYWFERPADPRKTWTKRLLRSDFEKYHDLAFGDVDNDGKPELVGVSQESETLFYYDVPDDPRRTPWPAETKHVIESGVDLEGLCIVDLDGDGRNELIAGTHVYRQTEAGDWKRETVVSGWDWTRVAVADLDGDGELEVVFTEGDSPLLGNHPGRVAWFDPPNWEQHTLRDDMYCPHSLQIEDFTGNGLPDIYVSEMGLDTNDDPQHLIFENMGDGTFEEHVIATGVETHEAKAVDMTGDGRLDIVGKSYEPNTHVDIWYNES; encoded by the coding sequence ATGAGCGACGAGGCCTCTCCGGCCGCGGACGGTCGCGAGACGGCGACGGGCGAGCTCGTCGAACCGGGGACGAGCGACACGGAGTTTCGGTTCCGACACGAGACAATCGACGCGAACCCGCCGAGCGGTCGCCTGTTCATCTGCCACCCGACGGACATCACCGGCGACGGCCGTCCCGACCTCATCGTCGGCGGCATGGGTTCGACGGACGTCTCGACGTTCGTCCCGGGACTGACGGTCGAACGCTCGTCCATCCCCGGATACTTCTTCAAGCGGTTCGAGACGGACCTGTTCTGGTACGAGAACTCGACGTGGGAGCGCCACGACATGACCGACGACGACGAACTCCGACTGCTGGGGAGCACGCTGGTCGACTTCGACGGCGACGGCTCCGAGGACGTCGTCGTCGGGCAGGGTCTCGGCTTCGGGGACATCTACTGGTTCGAGCGACCCGCTGACCCGCGGAAGACGTGGACGAAACGCCTCCTCCGGAGCGACTTCGAGAAGTACCACGACCTCGCCTTCGGCGACGTCGACAACGACGGAAAACCGGAACTGGTCGGCGTCTCACAGGAGAGCGAGACGCTGTTCTACTACGACGTCCCCGACGACCCGCGGCGGACGCCGTGGCCCGCGGAGACGAAGCACGTCATCGAGTCTGGGGTCGACCTCGAAGGCCTCTGCATCGTCGACCTCGACGGCGACGGGCGGAACGAACTCATCGCCGGCACCCACGTCTACCGACAGACCGAGGCCGGGGACTGGAAGCGCGAGACGGTCGTCTCCGGGTGGGACTGGACGCGCGTGGCCGTCGCGGACCTCGACGGCGACGGCGAACTCGAGGTCGTGTTCACCGAGGGCGACTCTCCCCTCCTCGGCAACCACCCCGGTCGCGTCGCGTGGTTCGACCCGCCGAACTGGGAACAGCACACCCTCAGAGACGACATGTACTGCCCCCACTCGCTCCAGATAGAGGACTTCACCGGGAACGGACTGCCCGACATCTACGTCTCGGAGATGGGTCTCGACACGAACGACGACCCCCAGCACCTCATCTTCGAGAACATGGGCGACGGGACGTTCGAGGAGCACGTCATCGCCACCGGCGTCGAGACGCACGAGGCGAAGGCCGTCGACATGACGGGCGACGGCCGACTCGACATCGTCGGCAAGTCCTACGAGCCGAACACTCACGTCGACATCTGGTACAACGAGTCCTGA
- a CDS encoding carbohydrate-binding domain-containing protein, with translation MSRKLSDENRTERSGLGGAVRSWVSGATLRPRTRTASDSDPDSDADETSPDQVEIGRRSYLKMVGVAAATASVAGCTGASGSVASVQPVSAFGYGGAAVLRQASSLDLTVDESESNDSRATAMAVDLGATVSGRLASSEVDWYAVDATAGEELVVDFERAADAGVVAVVVYDTDGEWSDLRYLGASGPVTVRSAVEQSGTYYVQVIDVENGGGDYTLAVSGEGAETETPTPTPTPTPTPTPTPTPTPTPTPAPTDGQSPFGGQVRTLPGQIEAEHFDEGGAGVAYFDTTSAAKGGDYRTDELVDIENTQDDSGTYNVGWMQEGEWLEYTVDVTAATYDIKLRVASPASGKRFRVLLDREELGVVEVPNTGGWQSWQTVTIDDVVLSEGREQVLRVEVVDGDVNLNWIEFTSNQPAVTPTPTPTPTPTPTPTPTPSLDDYGLQGYGEMGYGGVERSN, from the coding sequence ATGAGTAGAAAACTTTCCGACGAAAATCGAACGGAACGGAGCGGCCTCGGGGGGGCCGTGAGGAGTTGGGTTTCGGGGGCGACCTTGCGTCCGCGGACGCGGACCGCGTCCGACTCCGACCCCGACTCCGACGCGGACGAAACGTCGCCCGACCAGGTCGAAATCGGTCGGCGCTCGTATCTGAAGATGGTCGGCGTCGCCGCGGCGACGGCCTCCGTCGCGGGGTGTACCGGGGCGTCGGGGAGCGTCGCCAGCGTCCAACCCGTCTCGGCGTTCGGATACGGCGGGGCGGCCGTCCTCCGGCAGGCCTCCTCGCTCGACCTCACCGTGGACGAGTCCGAGTCGAACGACAGTCGGGCGACGGCGATGGCCGTCGACCTCGGCGCCACCGTGTCGGGGCGGTTGGCGTCCTCGGAGGTCGACTGGTACGCCGTGGACGCGACGGCGGGAGAGGAACTCGTCGTCGACTTCGAACGGGCCGCCGACGCCGGCGTGGTCGCGGTCGTCGTCTACGACACCGACGGCGAGTGGAGCGACCTCCGATACCTGGGCGCTTCGGGACCGGTGACGGTCCGAAGCGCGGTCGAGCAGTCCGGAACGTACTACGTACAGGTTATCGACGTCGAGAACGGCGGCGGGGACTACACGTTAGCCGTCTCGGGGGAGGGAGCGGAGACGGAAACGCCGACTCCGACGCCCACTCCCACTCCGACCCCCACGCCGACGCCGACTCCAACGCCGACACCTACCCCCGCGCCGACGGACGGGCAGTCGCCCTTCGGCGGGCAGGTCAGGACGCTTCCGGGTCAGATCGAAGCCGAGCACTTCGACGAGGGCGGCGCCGGCGTCGCGTACTTCGACACCACGAGCGCGGCCAAGGGCGGCGACTACCGGACGGACGAACTGGTCGACATCGAGAACACGCAGGACGACTCCGGGACGTACAACGTCGGATGGATGCAGGAGGGCGAGTGGCTCGAGTACACCGTCGACGTGACGGCCGCGACGTACGACATCAAACTCCGCGTCGCCTCGCCCGCCAGCGGCAAGCGATTCCGCGTGCTGCTCGACCGCGAGGAACTCGGCGTCGTCGAGGTGCCGAACACCGGCGGCTGGCAGTCCTGGCAGACGGTGACGATAGACGACGTCGTCCTCTCCGAGGGGCGGGAACAGGTGCTGCGGGTCGAAGTGGTCGACGGCGACGTGAACCTCAACTGGATCGAGTTCACGAGCAACCAACCGGCCGTCACGCCGACGCCCACTCCGACACCCACGCCGACGCCGACGCCAACCCCGACGCCTTCGCTCGACGACTACGGGCTACAGGGCTACGGCGAGATGGGATACGGCGGCGTCGAGCGGTCGAACTGA
- a CDS encoding Gfo/Idh/MocA family protein, which produces MTYDVAIVGTGPDPEDPDTDGFAMGYRHASAYNRLDDCRLAACVDIIRPNAEAFAETWGLAESTVYEDVERMLQEVQPDIVSVTVPPSVHADVVLQCAESDSVQAVHCEKPMAKTWDDAKRMVAACEEAGVRLTFNHQRRFGRPFREAKRLLDDGAIGSLERVEIGGPNLYDFGTHLFDLCGYYTDQSPPEWVLCGVDYGEENVQFGAHNENNAIAQWGHENGVVGIASTGDYGVVPAQMRLVGDDGLIDICTDDGPPLRYRSGSTSGWKSVDTGRDGAHGPTDSLPQVAARKVAARLPFVSEDRFRTPTYIERAIEEVVTALAEDRPSELSGENALQSTELIFGAWESARRRERVVFPLDVDGNALEEMVESNELLASGDA; this is translated from the coding sequence ATGACGTACGACGTAGCCATCGTCGGCACCGGTCCCGACCCCGAGGACCCGGACACCGACGGCTTCGCGATGGGGTATCGACACGCATCCGCCTACAACCGACTCGACGACTGCCGACTCGCCGCCTGCGTGGACATCATCCGGCCGAACGCCGAGGCGTTCGCGGAGACGTGGGGTCTCGCGGAGAGCACCGTCTACGAGGACGTCGAACGGATGCTGCAGGAAGTACAGCCGGATATCGTGAGCGTCACGGTGCCGCCCTCGGTCCACGCCGACGTGGTGCTTCAGTGCGCCGAGAGCGACTCGGTGCAAGCGGTCCACTGCGAGAAGCCGATGGCGAAGACGTGGGACGACGCGAAGCGGATGGTCGCCGCCTGCGAGGAGGCGGGCGTCAGACTCACGTTCAACCACCAGCGGCGGTTCGGCCGCCCGTTCCGCGAGGCCAAGCGGTTGCTCGACGACGGCGCCATCGGATCGCTCGAACGCGTCGAGATAGGCGGACCGAACCTCTACGACTTCGGGACCCACCTGTTCGACCTCTGCGGCTACTACACGGACCAGTCCCCGCCCGAGTGGGTCCTCTGCGGCGTCGACTACGGCGAGGAGAACGTCCAGTTCGGCGCGCACAACGAGAACAACGCGATAGCCCAGTGGGGCCACGAGAACGGCGTCGTCGGCATCGCCTCGACGGGCGACTACGGCGTCGTCCCCGCGCAGATGCGTCTCGTGGGCGACGACGGCCTCATCGATATCTGCACCGACGACGGCCCGCCGCTCCGGTACCGCAGCGGTTCGACGAGCGGGTGGAAATCCGTCGACACCGGCCGCGACGGCGCCCACGGACCGACCGACTCGCTCCCGCAGGTCGCCGCGCGGAAGGTCGCCGCGCGGCTTCCGTTCGTCTCCGAGGACCGGTTCCGGACGCCGACGTACATCGAACGCGCCATCGAAGAGGTCGTGACGGCGCTCGCGGAGGACCGCCCCTCGGAGCTCTCGGGCGAGAACGCCCTCCAGTCCACGGAGCTCATCTTCGGCGCTTGGGAGTCCGCGCGCCGGCGCGAACGGGTCGTCTTCCCCCTCGACGTCGACGGAAACGCGCTCGAAGAGATGGTCGAGTCGAACGAACTGCTCGCGTCCGGCGACGCGTAG